Proteins from a single region of Gossypium arboreum isolate Shixiya-1 chromosome 1, ASM2569848v2, whole genome shotgun sequence:
- the LOC108466173 gene encoding VQ motif-containing protein 1-like gives MENGRQPMKVVIINTKYVKTDATSFKSVVQELTGRDSKVATNSPRPRSRFYEEQVKKKEQAGVQTAAGVGSSTSSRPGDSILMKNLSFKELERLLKEMPPGDDLWWNMD, from the coding sequence ATGGAAAATGGTCGACAGCCAATGAAAGTCGTGATCATCAACACCAAGTACGTGAAGACGGATGCCACCAGCTTTAAGTCCGTCGTACAAGAGCTGACCGGCAGAGATTCGAAGGTTGCGACCAACTCGCCGAGGCCGAGAAGCCGGTTTTACGAGGAACAAGTGAAGAAGAAAGAACAGGCCGGGGTTCAGACAGCTGCAGGGGTCGGAAGTAGTACTTCTTCTAGACCGGGGGATTcgattttgatgaaaaatttgtcGTTCAAGGAGTTGGAAAGGTTGTTAAAAGAGATGCCTCCGGGGGATGATTTATGGTGGAATATGGATTGA
- the LOC108481671 gene encoding polygalacturonase-like, translating into MDACDQKGVSIVYIPKGVYMLGSVEFAGPCRGVTMFFMKGDLRAPRGAFLNVETWLGFRYVDNLIMKGGGTFDGQGQSAWPFNQCHKNNNCQTLPISVKFDFVTNSRIKSIRSIHSKNAHFSFFGCTNINISNVELLAPDYSPNTDGIKMGSSSNIRISYSKISTGDDCIAILSDTSNIDISNVYCGPGHGISIGSLGKYTNEKNVNGVSVRKCTLNGTDNGIRIKSWESPISITASNFLFQDIFMYNVRNPIIIDQTYCPHPPCNRQTASHVQIRDVTYRNIFGTSSSEIAVSMQCSKKFPCKNIVMTDIKFGHHGTKKSLKSYCSYVNGRFFGRQYPPPCF; encoded by the exons ATGGACGCTTGTGATCAGAAGGGAGTTTCCATAGTTTATATACCTAAAGGAGTTTACATGTTGGGATCAGTTGAATTTGCAGGTCCATGTAGAGGAGTTACAATGTTTTTTATGAAGGGAGATTTAAGGGCTCCAAGAGGAGCATTTTTGAATGTTGAGACATGGTTAGGGTTTCGATATGTTGATAATTTGATAATGAAAGGTGGTGGAACATTTGATGGTCAAGGACAATCTGCTTGGCCTTTCAATCAATGTCACAAGAACAATAATTGCCAGACTCTCCCAATT TCTGTCAAATTTGATTTTGTGACAAATTCAAGGATTAAATCCATAAGATCAATCCACAGCAAGAATGCTCATTTCTCATTTTTTGGATGCACCAATATAAATATTTCAAATGTTGAATTATTAGCACCAGATTACAGCCCCAACACAGATGGAATCAAGATGGGGAGTTCATCCAACATTCGGATTTCCTATTCTAAAATAAGCACCGGAGATGACTGCATAGCCATCCTCTCCGATACTTCCAACATCGATATCTCCAACGTTTACTGTGGCCCCGGACACGGTATTAGTATCGGAAGCCTAGGCAAGTACACAAATGAGAAGAACGTTAATGGCGTCTCCGTTAGAAAGTGTACATTGAATGGAACAGACAATGGTATTCGAATTAAATCATGGGAATCTCCCATTTCAATCACtgcttcaaattttttatttcaagATATTTTTATGTACAATGTTCGAAACCCGATCATTATTGACCAGACATATTGCCCTCATCCTCCATGCAATCGACag ACAGCCTCTCATGTTCAAATTCGAGATGTTACGTATAGGAATATATTTGGAACTTCGAGTTCTGAGATTGCAGTTTCCATGCAATGTAGCAAAAAATTCCCATGCAAAAACATAGTGATGACAGACATCAAATTTGGTCATCATGGAACTAAAAAGTCTTTGAAATCTTATTGTTCATATGTTAATGGTCGATTCTTTGGACGACAATATCCTCCTCCTTGCTTTTAG
- the LOC108482855 gene encoding polyadenylate-binding protein-interacting protein 9-like isoform X1 yields the protein MAAVADKSGEAALVAAAANDKKNSLVVETPKSESKEFNVQNLVDMFTKLNPLAKEFFPSSYQQNQTKNDGKFNQVPVGNKSVGNENFSNRRRRNNSNQGRRRLNGKAFRAQRDDSIRQTVYVSDIDQNVTEEQLAGLFSNCGQVVDCRVCGDPHSVLRFAFVEFADEEGARAALNLNGIMLGFYPVRVLPSKTAILPVNPTFLPRSEDEREMCTRTVYCTNIDKKVSQAEVKNFFESACGEVTRLRLLGDNVHSTRIAFVEFAMAESAIVALNCSGMVLGTQPIRVSPSKTPVRPRVARPTLV from the exons ATGGCTGCAGTTGCTGACAAGTCAGGTGAGGCAGCGCTAGTAGCCGCAGCTGCTAATGACAAGAAGAACAGTTTGGTGGTGGAAACACCCAAATCAGAATCAAAGGAATTCAATGTCCAAAACCTGGTTGATATGTTCACAAAGTTGAATCCTTTGGCCAAAGAATTTTTCCCATCTTCTTATCAACAAAATCAGACCAAAAATGATGGCAAATTTAATCAGGTGCCTGTTGGTAACAAATCAGTTGGAAATGAGAATTTCTCCAACAGAAGG AGGAGAAATAACTCCAACCAAGGTAGGAGAAGGCTTAATGGTAAAGCTTTTCGAGCTCAACGAGATGATAGTATTAGGCAAACAGTATATGTTTCTGATATTGATCAGAAT GTTACTGAAGAGCAACTTGCTGGCTTATTTAGTAATTGTGGACAA GTTGTTGATTGCCGAGTTTGTGGTGATCCACATTCAGTTCTTCGGTTTGCATTTGTGGAATTCGCAGATGAAG AAGGTGCACGAGCTGCTTTGAACCTCAATGGGATAATGCTAGGGTTTTATCCAGTTAGGGTCTTGCCTTCGAAAACTGCCATCCTTCCCGTGAACCCCACATTTCTACCTAGG TCAGAAGATGAAAGGGAAATGTGTACCAGGACGGTTTATTGTACAAATATTGACAAGAAG GTTTCCCAAGCTGAAGTGAAGAATTTCTTCGAATCAGCCTGTGGTGAG GTAACTCGATTGAGGCTTTTAGGTGATAATGTTCATTCAACCCGAATTGCTTTTGTTGAATTTGCCATG GCGGAAAGTGCCATAGTCGCACTGAATTGTAGTGGAATGGTGCTAGGAACCCAGCCTATCAG GGTAAGTCCTTCGAAGACACCCGTGAGGCCGCGAGTTGCCCGTCCGACATTGGTTTAA
- the LOC108482855 gene encoding polyadenylate-binding protein-interacting protein 9-like isoform X3: MAAVADKSGEAALVAAAANDKKNSLVVETPKSESKEFNVQNLVDMFTKLNPLAKEFFPSSYQQNQTKNDGKFNQVPVGNKSVGNENFSNRRRRNNSNQGRRRLNGKAFRAQRDDSIRQTVYVSDIDQNVTEEQLAGLFSNCGQVVDCRVCGDPHSVLRFAFVEFADEEGARAALNLNGIMLGFYPVRVLPSKTAILPVNPTFLPRSEDEREMCTRTVYCTNIDKKVSQAEVKNFFESACGEAESAIVALNCSGMVLGTQPIRVSPSKTPVRPRVARPTLV; the protein is encoded by the exons ATGGCTGCAGTTGCTGACAAGTCAGGTGAGGCAGCGCTAGTAGCCGCAGCTGCTAATGACAAGAAGAACAGTTTGGTGGTGGAAACACCCAAATCAGAATCAAAGGAATTCAATGTCCAAAACCTGGTTGATATGTTCACAAAGTTGAATCCTTTGGCCAAAGAATTTTTCCCATCTTCTTATCAACAAAATCAGACCAAAAATGATGGCAAATTTAATCAGGTGCCTGTTGGTAACAAATCAGTTGGAAATGAGAATTTCTCCAACAGAAGG AGGAGAAATAACTCCAACCAAGGTAGGAGAAGGCTTAATGGTAAAGCTTTTCGAGCTCAACGAGATGATAGTATTAGGCAAACAGTATATGTTTCTGATATTGATCAGAAT GTTACTGAAGAGCAACTTGCTGGCTTATTTAGTAATTGTGGACAA GTTGTTGATTGCCGAGTTTGTGGTGATCCACATTCAGTTCTTCGGTTTGCATTTGTGGAATTCGCAGATGAAG AAGGTGCACGAGCTGCTTTGAACCTCAATGGGATAATGCTAGGGTTTTATCCAGTTAGGGTCTTGCCTTCGAAAACTGCCATCCTTCCCGTGAACCCCACATTTCTACCTAGG TCAGAAGATGAAAGGGAAATGTGTACCAGGACGGTTTATTGTACAAATATTGACAAGAAG GTTTCCCAAGCTGAAGTGAAGAATTTCTTCGAATCAGCCTGTGGTGAG GCGGAAAGTGCCATAGTCGCACTGAATTGTAGTGGAATGGTGCTAGGAACCCAGCCTATCAG GGTAAGTCCTTCGAAGACACCCGTGAGGCCGCGAGTTGCCCGTCCGACATTGGTTTAA
- the LOC108482855 gene encoding polyadenylate-binding protein-interacting protein 9-like isoform X2, giving the protein MAAVADKSGEAALVAAAANDKKNSLVVETPKSESKEFNVQNLVDMFTKLNPLAKEFFPSSYQQNQTKNDGKFNQVPVGNKSVGNENFSNRRRRNNSNQGRRRLNGKAFRAQRDDSIRQTVYVSDIDQNVTEEQLAGLFSNCGQVVDCRVCGDPHSVLRFAFVEFADEEGARAALNLNGIMLGFYPVRVLPSKTAILPVNPTFLPRSEDEREMCTRTVYCTNIDKKVSQAEVKNFFESACGEVTRLRLLGDNVHSTRIAFVEFAMAESAIVALNCSGMVLGTQPIR; this is encoded by the exons ATGGCTGCAGTTGCTGACAAGTCAGGTGAGGCAGCGCTAGTAGCCGCAGCTGCTAATGACAAGAAGAACAGTTTGGTGGTGGAAACACCCAAATCAGAATCAAAGGAATTCAATGTCCAAAACCTGGTTGATATGTTCACAAAGTTGAATCCTTTGGCCAAAGAATTTTTCCCATCTTCTTATCAACAAAATCAGACCAAAAATGATGGCAAATTTAATCAGGTGCCTGTTGGTAACAAATCAGTTGGAAATGAGAATTTCTCCAACAGAAGG AGGAGAAATAACTCCAACCAAGGTAGGAGAAGGCTTAATGGTAAAGCTTTTCGAGCTCAACGAGATGATAGTATTAGGCAAACAGTATATGTTTCTGATATTGATCAGAAT GTTACTGAAGAGCAACTTGCTGGCTTATTTAGTAATTGTGGACAA GTTGTTGATTGCCGAGTTTGTGGTGATCCACATTCAGTTCTTCGGTTTGCATTTGTGGAATTCGCAGATGAAG AAGGTGCACGAGCTGCTTTGAACCTCAATGGGATAATGCTAGGGTTTTATCCAGTTAGGGTCTTGCCTTCGAAAACTGCCATCCTTCCCGTGAACCCCACATTTCTACCTAGG TCAGAAGATGAAAGGGAAATGTGTACCAGGACGGTTTATTGTACAAATATTGACAAGAAG GTTTCCCAAGCTGAAGTGAAGAATTTCTTCGAATCAGCCTGTGGTGAG GTAACTCGATTGAGGCTTTTAGGTGATAATGTTCATTCAACCCGAATTGCTTTTGTTGAATTTGCCATG GCGGAAAGTGCCATAGTCGCACTGAATTGTAGTGGAATGGTGCTAGGAACCCAGCCTATCAGGTAA